One genomic segment of Profundibacter amoris includes these proteins:
- a CDS encoding ATP-binding protein, with amino-acid sequence MNMPSDQMELSEDAIRKHYDAASAMLTGFDHTPRIAKARDVEVKEKSAGLGTRRRFRSTTPGLVTRSTARPEGVQLLARIEAADDGDVIISPVQANVMSALRRALAIALAVGEGFAEVTGLVALKKDNLQGSLAAGKKNEFAELLAAEALATLYTFANAASFLLAPHASEVSVEIGEVDEVLTDNALLALHGALWELDQDLATFADEEPKLIATVLAFAEQVMEKVALRAQNAPRLGAFTGASYKVEADDLTIAGFTPARAAKGFKLTMTFKKPNEVVGNHIAKYQAVKLAKMLMAYDFERKLNPFAELGGFIFTFMGDGAPGTGKTTLIQMMAGLISGYCEVAGYPFRFQNLSTDSIDSYQGKSGQNAKAFINNVVDPNVIGFGTIDDIDQLAGKRGDQQSSAGQLEITAVLMESFAGANTVVRGNCTFGMFSNYPENVDDALRQRAGARFLVDGPQTREDYIDILHLLMGKNHSIPVGDHELFAAQEIKKAVAASFEGHSKPREEGLLKVFERVHSEIGDLDTIAKLGTYLKGIQEADARFTGRAIKNITDAVKVRAMDFELPDEWMEEPDLFLFKPYDEKLGMIREMTQPITVEMVIQEINRYADSEFRYADKSDEIAIENAVRDMRRMEEAKRRYLEGKG; translated from the coding sequence ATGAATATGCCGTCTGACCAAATGGAGTTGTCCGAGGACGCTATCCGCAAGCATTATGACGCGGCCTCGGCCATGTTGACGGGCTTTGACCATACGCCACGGATCGCCAAGGCGCGCGATGTCGAGGTGAAGGAAAAGTCGGCCGGTCTGGGCACGCGGCGGCGGTTTCGCTCGACGACACCGGGTTTGGTGACGCGCTCTACCGCGCGGCCCGAAGGGGTGCAGTTGCTGGCGCGTATTGAGGCGGCGGATGATGGCGATGTGATCATATCACCGGTGCAGGCCAATGTGATGTCGGCCCTGCGCCGCGCCTTGGCGATTGCACTGGCTGTGGGCGAAGGATTTGCCGAAGTTACCGGACTGGTTGCGCTGAAGAAGGACAATCTGCAAGGGTCACTGGCAGCGGGCAAGAAGAATGAGTTTGCTGAATTGCTGGCCGCCGAGGCATTGGCGACGCTTTATACCTTTGCCAATGCCGCATCATTCCTGTTGGCCCCGCATGCAAGCGAGGTTTCAGTGGAGATCGGCGAGGTCGACGAGGTGTTGACTGACAACGCATTGCTGGCACTGCACGGCGCGTTGTGGGAGCTGGATCAGGATCTGGCCACTTTTGCCGATGAAGAACCCAAGCTGATTGCCACGGTTCTGGCCTTTGCCGAACAGGTGATGGAAAAGGTTGCACTGCGGGCACAAAACGCGCCGCGTCTGGGGGCCTTTACGGGGGCGTCTTACAAGGTCGAGGCGGATGATCTGACGATTGCCGGTTTCACACCGGCGCGGGCGGCCAAGGGGTTCAAGCTGACCATGACGTTCAAGAAACCGAACGAGGTGGTGGGCAACCATATTGCCAAATATCAGGCCGTGAAACTGGCAAAAATGCTGATGGCCTATGATTTCGAGCGCAAGCTGAATCCGTTTGCCGAACTGGGCGGGTTTATCTTTACCTTTATGGGCGATGGCGCGCCGGGCACGGGGAAAACCACGCTGATCCAGATGATGGCGGGGCTGATTTCGGGCTATTGCGAGGTGGCGGGCTATCCGTTCCGGTTCCAGAACCTTTCGACCGACAGTATCGACAGTTATCAGGGAAAATCGGGGCAGAATGCCAAGGCGTTTATCAACAATGTGGTGGACCCGAATGTGATCGGCTTTGGCACGATTGACGATATTGATCAACTGGCGGGCAAGCGTGGGGATCAGCAATCAAGCGCGGGGCAGTTGGAAATTACCGCCGTGTTGATGGAGAGTTTCGCAGGCGCCAATACGGTGGTGCGCGGGAATTGCACCTTCGGGATGTTTTCAAACTACCCCGAAAACGTGGACGACGCCCTGCGCCAGCGGGCCGGCGCGCGGTTTCTGGTAGACGGGCCGCAGACCCGCGAGGATTACATCGACATCCTGCATCTGCTGATGGGCAAGAACCATTCGATCCCTGTGGGCGATCACGAGCTGTTCGCGGCGCAGGAAATCAAAAAGGCCGTGGCGGCCAGTTTCGAGGGCCATTCCAAACCCCGTGAAGAAGGCCTGCTGAAGGTGTTCGAACGGGTGCACAGCGAAATCGGCGATCTGGATACGATTGCCAAACTGGGCACCTATCTGAAGGGCATTCAGGAGGCCGATGCGCGTTTCACAGGCCGCGCGATCAAGAACATCACCGACGCGGTCAAGGTGCGGGCGATGGATTTCGAACTGCCGGACGAATGGATGGAGGAGCCGGACCTGTTCCTGTTCAAGCCTTACGACGAAAAACTGGGGATGATCCGCGAGATGACGCAGCCGATCACCGTGGAAATGGTGATACAGGAAATCAACCGCTATGCGGACAGCGAATTCCGCTATGCCGATAAATCCGACGAAATCGCGATTGAAAACGCGGTGCGGGATATGCGGCGGATGGAAGAGGCCAAGAGAAGGTATCTGGAGGGGAAAGGGTAA